From the Leguminivora glycinivorella isolate SPB_JAAS2020 chromosome 15, LegGlyc_1.1, whole genome shotgun sequence genome, one window contains:
- the LOC125234283 gene encoding uncharacterized protein LOC125234283 isoform X1 codes for MKIIQNIFFLSNIKPEEFNLLAAKIVSLFPTESIYIYYMKAVPTCKSASRKYVPAKGKLVDKVRNLLYISGAKRRSIKSTCSNKDSDTDVESVENNQETASNDDAIWLKHNNEPWDQVCERWNNTFELRHKQKFETVHDFLETWAILKDGKADTLILLDFEKQFKEKSLNFFKNWELFFSKLLKLRESVVTNDNAKALIEGLGNIIDDDKKIPVQIYLLGFLIPPKGRKSRKVKFSTTESIQGLLVQIDDAGDIDSVIAAQKAKAAARKDTVQPFVLIQGPLQNFAQIYIVIDDIKYHVHSAAKAFDLLFKIYHVFHAKYPQVCEHLHIIIQKKCIKSIQRMIQYHRI; via the exons atgaagattatccaaaatattttttttctcagcAACATCAAACCAGAAGAGTTCAATTTGCTAGCTGCAAAAATTGTTTCTCTTTTCCCAACTGAAAGTATATATATCTACTATATGAAAGCTGTGCCAACATGCAAATCTGCTTCAAGAAAATATGTGCCCGCTAAAGGCAAATTAGTGGACAAGGTTCGAAATCTCCTGTACATATCAGGAGCAAAGCGCAGGAGCATTAAATCCACTTGCTCTAATAAGGATTCGGATACAGATGTAGAGTCTGTGGAAAATAATCAAG agACTGCCTCAAATGACGACGCTATTTGGCTGAAACATAACAATGAGCCATGGGACCAAGTTTGTGAAAGGTGGAATAACACCTTTGAATTAAGACACAAACAAAAATTTGAAACTGTACATGATTTTCTCGAAACCTGGGCCATTTTAAAAGACGGCAAAGCAGATACTCTG ATACTTTTGGATTTTGAGAAACAGTTTAAAGAGAAGTCGCTTAACTTCTTTAAAAACTGGGAACTATTTTTCTCGAAACTTTTGAAGCTTAGAGAAAGTGTCGTGACAAATGATAATGCAAAAGCATTAATTGAAGGATTAGGGAATATCATTGACgatg acaaaaaaattccGGTGCAGATTTACCTGCTAGGTTTTTTAATACCACCCAAAGGCCGAAAATCTAGGAAAGTCAAGTTCTCAACCACTGAATCAATCCAGGGCTTATTAGTTCAGATAGAT GACGCCGGAGATATCGACAGCGTAATCGCAGCCCAGAAAGCTAAGGCTGCAGCCCGGAAGGATACCGTTCAACCCTTCGTGCTCATACAAGGACCGCTACAAAACTTCGCCCAGATATACATCGTTATTGATGATATCAAATACCACGTGCATTCAGCTGCAAAGGCGTTCGACTTATTGTTTAAGATTTATCACGTTTTCCACGCCAAGTATCCCCAAGTGTGTGAGCACCTCCacataattattcaaaaaaagtGTATCAAATCCATACAGCGTATGATACAGTACCACCGTATATAG
- the LOC125234283 gene encoding uncharacterized protein LOC125234283 isoform X2 has translation MKAVPTCKSASRKYVPAKGKLVDKVRNLLYISGAKRRSIKSTCSNKDSDTDVESVENNQETASNDDAIWLKHNNEPWDQVCERWNNTFELRHKQKFETVHDFLETWAILKDGKADTLILLDFEKQFKEKSLNFFKNWELFFSKLLKLRESVVTNDNAKALIEGLGNIIDDDKKIPVQIYLLGFLIPPKGRKSRKVKFSTTESIQGLLVQIDDAGDIDSVIAAQKAKAAARKDTVQPFVLIQGPLQNFAQIYIVIDDIKYHVHSAAKAFDLLFKIYHVFHAKYPQVCEHLHIIIQKKCIKSIQRMIQYHRI, from the exons ATGAAAGCTGTGCCAACATGCAAATCTGCTTCAAGAAAATATGTGCCCGCTAAAGGCAAATTAGTGGACAAGGTTCGAAATCTCCTGTACATATCAGGAGCAAAGCGCAGGAGCATTAAATCCACTTGCTCTAATAAGGATTCGGATACAGATGTAGAGTCTGTGGAAAATAATCAAG agACTGCCTCAAATGACGACGCTATTTGGCTGAAACATAACAATGAGCCATGGGACCAAGTTTGTGAAAGGTGGAATAACACCTTTGAATTAAGACACAAACAAAAATTTGAAACTGTACATGATTTTCTCGAAACCTGGGCCATTTTAAAAGACGGCAAAGCAGATACTCTG ATACTTTTGGATTTTGAGAAACAGTTTAAAGAGAAGTCGCTTAACTTCTTTAAAAACTGGGAACTATTTTTCTCGAAACTTTTGAAGCTTAGAGAAAGTGTCGTGACAAATGATAATGCAAAAGCATTAATTGAAGGATTAGGGAATATCATTGACgatg acaaaaaaattccGGTGCAGATTTACCTGCTAGGTTTTTTAATACCACCCAAAGGCCGAAAATCTAGGAAAGTCAAGTTCTCAACCACTGAATCAATCCAGGGCTTATTAGTTCAGATAGAT GACGCCGGAGATATCGACAGCGTAATCGCAGCCCAGAAAGCTAAGGCTGCAGCCCGGAAGGATACCGTTCAACCCTTCGTGCTCATACAAGGACCGCTACAAAACTTCGCCCAGATATACATCGTTATTGATGATATCAAATACCACGTGCATTCAGCTGCAAAGGCGTTCGACTTATTGTTTAAGATTTATCACGTTTTCCACGCCAAGTATCCCCAAGTGTGTGAGCACCTCCacataattattcaaaaaaagtGTATCAAATCCATACAGCGTATGATACAGTACCACCGTATATAG